A genomic region of Miscanthus floridulus cultivar M001 chromosome 3, ASM1932011v1, whole genome shotgun sequence contains the following coding sequences:
- the LOC136544959 gene encoding probable LRR receptor-like serine/threonine-protein kinase RPK1 → MAFLRRSATTAVLFALHLLLVTASVASSPSSLPEQQQDDMPALLHLKRALTSGAGDDLRQWSPESGAHHCSWPGVTCDARSGRVVALALGGRLGGELSPAVARLTELKALSFPSAGLRGEIPPHLWRLRRLQVLNLAGNSLRGRLPATFPEGLKSLDLSGNRLSGAIPPALGSCAALRRLRLSSNSLDGTIPPRIGELARLRVLDLSRNRLTGGVPPELLHCTGLVRMDLSGNLLHGRLPSGLVELKSLKFLSLSGNNFSGEVPVDLGNNKLSEEETTAAAVNAVDAVSPVHVVTAHSVTGELLPVSPIPTIIRQLTETRPGTSNGSTSSSGSNGDGGLGIKEIAAIAAASAIVVVLLVALALCICTRKWPLRPSKRSVRTREVKVFADVEIGAPLTYEAVVHATGNFNASNCIGNGGFGPTYRAEVAPGVLVAIKRLAIGKQHGDKEFQAEVRILGQCHHPHLVTLLGYHISESEMFLIYNYLPGGNLERFIQERGKRPISWRRLHKIALDVARALAYMHDECVPRILHRDVKPNNILLDNECNAYLSDFGLARFLWNSQTHTTTDVAGTFGYVAPEYAMSRRVSDKADVYSYGVVLLELISDKKALDPSFSPYGNGFNIVSWAVRLIQRGRVREFFIEGLWEKAPHDDLVEFLNLAVRCTQESLASRPTMKHVVRRLRELRPPSY, encoded by the exons ATGGCCTTCCTCCGCcgctccgccaccaccgccgtcctCTTCGCtcttcacctcctcctcgtcaccGCCTCCGTCGCGTCCTCGCCGTCATCCCTGCCGGAGCAGCAGCAGGACGACATGCCGGCGCTGCTCCACCTCAAGCGCGCCCTCACCTCCGGCGCCGGCGACGATCTCCGCCAGTGGTCTCCGGAGTCTGGCGCCCACCACTGCTCCTGGCCGGGGGTCACCTGCGACGCGCGGTCCGGCCGCGTCGTGGCCCTCGCGCTCGGCGGCCGCCTCGGCGGGGAGCTGTCCCCGGCGGTCGCTCGCCTCACCGAGCTAAAAGCGCTCTCCTTTCCCTCGGCGGGGCTCCGTGGCGAGATTCCTCCGCACCTCTGGCGGCTGCGGCGCCTCCAGGTGCTCAACCTCGCCGGCAACTCCCTCCGTGGCCGCCTGCCGGCCACCTTCCCGGAAGGGCTGAAAAGCTTGGACCTTTCCGGGAACCGGCTGAGCGGGGCAATCCCGCCGGCGCTGGGGAGCTGCGCGGCGCTCCGGCGCCTGCGGCTGTCCTCCAATTCCTTGGACGGCACCATCCCGCCGCGGATTGGGGAGCTCGCGCGTCTCCGGGTTCTGGACCTGTCCAGGAACAGGCTCACCGGCGGCGTGCCGCCGGAGCTCCTCCACTGCACGGGCCTCGTCCGGATGGATCTCAGCGGGAACTTGCTCCACGGCCGGCTGCCCTCAGGCCTCGTGGAGCTCAAGAGCCTAAAATTTCTCTCGTTATCCGGCAACAATTTCAGCG GCGAGGTTCCAGTTGATCTGGGGAACAACAAACTATCTGAGGAAGAGACAACTGCTGCAGCTGTTAATGCTGTTGATGCCGTCTCACCAGTTCATGTAGTTACTGCACATTCAGTTACTGGTGAACTGCTTCCTGTTTCTCCTATACCAACAATTATCCGTCAGCTGACTGAGACAAGGCCGGGCACTTCTAATGGCAGCACCAGCAGCAGTGGCAGCAATGGTGATGGTGGCTTGGGAATCAAAGAGATTGCTGCCATAGCTGCAGCATCAGCCATTGTCGTGGTTCTGTTAGTTGCACTTGCCCTGTGCATCTGCACAAGGAAATGGCCTCTGAGACCATCAAAGCGCTCTGTTAGGACAAGGGAAGTCAAGGTTTTCGCCGATGTTGAAATTGGAGCCCCCCTGACATATGAGGCTGTTGTCCACGCCACTGGGAATTTCAATGCTAGCAACTGCATTGGCAACGGCGGCTTTGGCCCGACATACAGAGCCGAGGTGGCACCTGGAGTTCTTGTGGCAATAAAGAGGCTTGCTATTGGGAAGCAGCATGGCGACAAGGAGTTCCAAGCAGAAGTGAGGATCCTCGGGCAATGCCATCATCCTCATCTTGTCACTCTCTTGGGGTACCACATCAGCGAGTCGGAGATGTTTCTGATATACAACTATCTGCCAGGTGGCAACCTGGAAAGGTTCATACAGGAGAGGGGTAAGAGGCCAATCAGCTGGAGAAGGCTTCACAAGATTGCTCTGGATGTTGCTCGTGCGCTTGCGTACATGCATGACGAATGCGTCCCCCGCATTCTGCACCGGGATGTCAAGCCAAACAACATATTGCTCGACAATGAATGCAACGCCTACCTTTCTGATTTTGGATTGGCGAGGTTTCTCTGGAACTCACAAACGCATACGACAACAGATGTTGCTGGTACTTTTGGTTATGTGGCTCCTGAGTATGCAATGTCACGCCGCGTGTCTGACAAGGCAGATGTCTACAGCTACGGAGTTGTGCTGCTGGAGCTGATTTCAGACAAGAAAGCACTGGACCCATCATTTTCGCCATATGGAAATGGTTTCAACATTGTCAGCTGGGCTGTGAGGCTTATCCAGAGAGGCAGGGTTCGCGAGTTCTTCATCGAAGGCTTGTGGGAGAAGGCCCCACATGATGATCTGGTTGAGTTCCTGAACCTGGCGGTCCGGTGCACGCAGGAGTCTCTTGCTTCTAGGCCCACAATGAAGCATGTTGTTCGACGCCTAAGGGAACTCCGACCGCCTTCTTACTAG